The Phacochoerus africanus isolate WHEZ1 chromosome 9, ROS_Pafr_v1, whole genome shotgun sequence genomic sequence TAGCCACACGGCCTGGGTCTGAAGACTCATTATAAGTACATATTTAGGACTTATCCAGTTGGGCTCTATCCATGCTGAAGAAAGCCTAAGCAATACCCTTTACTAACAATGATGGTAGCACCCCTAGCATAGTAGTTGATAAGGTAAATCTTTCCTTCGGGTCCCAAAGCATGCATCAGCTGTATCACTTCTTTCTCAGGGAAGACTGAACACATGCTGAAAtaagatttcttcttttccatcttgGGATCTTTTCATTTCAGGGCTTTTCACTAGGAAGAGAAATGATGGGGCTACTCTTGAGCCCAAAGCCATTTAAGTGGTGAAAGTTTATTGAGATGTTAGAGGTTTATGCTCTTCTGACTTGTAAATTCCTGTCTTTCAGTGAGATAATAGGACTCAGTTGAAACAGTGGATTCAGttcttagtttccttttctttacacacacacacacacatatatatatatatttaaaaagctcTGTTGCAATCATACTTTTAACCAGCTAATCTAGTTTTCATCTCTTGCTGAAATTCTTCTCCAGCCAACGCCGGACTTCTTGAAGGTTGTAGTAGAAGGGGCCCTTCCCTCCTAAATAAGCAATTTTCTGTCTCTGCACAATACACACACGTTCAAACGCTACCCCATAAGCTACGTTGGCATTATTGTCCATGCGGTCAGCCACAACTCGGCACTGGGGCGGCAAGGAGAAACGCTCCAGAAGCTGATGAGCTGCTGCACATCGGTCTTCCTGGTTCTGGTGCTTCTTcacctcaaaagacaaagaagaatccCCAGGTACTGCCCAACCATCTGAAGGATGAGCCTCATCAATGTAGACCAATAGGAAATCAGCCACTGATGAGAACTCCTCCACCAGTTTactgaaggctggcagctggctAGTGAAAGGAGGTCAAGTGGCTGAGCCAAAGTTGACCACCAGTGGGCGCTCAGGGTTGGCAAAGTCCAGAAGGTGGCACTCAGCTCCATCAACTGTTTTCTCCTGGGTACCATGTCCATGGTTGTTGCTTCCTTCGGGATTGGAGACATGCACCACACTGGAATTGGGTGCATCTTCACCCAATTTCACCTAGTggtgaaaaatgaaagaggaagagatTAAACACCTTGTCACTTCAAGTCAGATCATCTAGAAACAACTGGCTCTAATAAATTGTGGTATTTTCTTCAGAGGATATGGTAAACATATATCAATTTGAGGAAAGAGCCATCATGGCAGGTAATGTAATGAATGGCACTAAAGAGAATAAAAGTCTTTTTCATTCTGTGGAGTCACTAAAGGTAATTATTTTCCTCATTGAAGACACTGGAGCTAACTCTCTTCATAATTAAGTTGAGACTGGTATTCGTTACTATCCTTTTTTTGTGTCAGTGCTTAGCACACAACGTATAACGaatgattaattgaccattttaaaagtaaaaagtgaatgatctactttaaaataaattatcagagTTGTGGGACATCGTACCTCTTTTTGAATTCCCACTTCTGAATTCTAAAGTACTCAgaaaagacttttattttcttgcctgatGCTAAGTCATTTAATCTCAAACAATGGACAAAGAGAGCAATgggctctcttcctggccagAACTAGAAAACCTGGGGTTCCCATTTATAAGAAGGCTTCCTCCCACTTAATCTCTTCAGCACTTCAGCTTTCCCATCTGTAAGATGGTGGTAATGGTGCCTGTCTTCTTCAAACAGTTATAAGAGGATAACACAAGGAAAAGAACTCTTTGCACACTAGTAATCACTGCAGGGGTGTAGGCTGCCATTATAGATGCCATCCAAACATGTGAAACAGAACACCATTTTCCTAGGTAATtctatgtgttttttgttttgttttgctttttagggctatatccatggcacatggaggttctcgggcgaaggatcgaatcagagctgtaaccactggcctgtgccacagccacagcaacatcagatccaagccgcgtctgcgacctacaccacagctcacggcaatgcagatccttaacccactgagcaaggcctgggatagaacctgcatcctcatggatgctagtcagctttgtttcccctgagccacagtgggaattccagttctacgttttttaaaaaattattcttagaaGTGATTTGAGCTCTCCTCAGCAGGATATCCTTCTTGGAGGTGTTTATGGCTACTGCATACTTTGGAGTTCTTTTGACTAGGACCACACTATTTCcactaaacaaatgaataaacaaaaacatcGTTATATTTTTTGTagaattcttttaatttctcatttttcatctattttttttttgcttcctttgttagAAGTCACaaaccatttactttttttttttctatctttatttttatttttttggtttttagggctgcagatgtggcatatggaagttccccgggttaggggttgaatcagagctgcagctgctgatctatgccacagccacatcaactcaggatcccagccgtatctgcaacctacaccgcagttcatggtaatgcgggattcttaacccaatgagagaggccagggatcgaacccacatcctcatagataccagtcaggttcattaccactgagccacaatgggaactcctcatttacttTTCTACCATACATTTTATTAACAAATTACTCTGGATTATAAAATCCTCAGGCAGAAGAggtacagaagaaaattgttgCATTGGCCCCCTTTGCACATGGTTTAAACACAGACTGAAAGAAAGTTTGCTGGTCTCTGAATCTACAAATTGATAATAAAAAAACAGGCAACATAAAAGAGCCAATTACTTCAGTTTGAATTAACACAACTGGACCTTCCTCTAGAATGGTTTAATCAAAGCCAATAACATTGGGGACAATGTACAATagtacaattgatttttatacaCTATCCTTAATATTGCAAAACACTTCCAACTGGATCAACTTTTCCCCTCATATAAACACCACCACATATAACATTGCTATTCTCTGAAGTCACTTAGAAGTAAATTGTTAAAAACTCAACAATCCAAACTGATAAAAAACACTCAAGGGCTTTTATTAAGAATTGTCTATCCAACGTTAATGCATATAACTCATTTTTAATTATCGAGGAGGAAGAAGCCCTTTCTCTCCATCGTGAAAAATCTTAGCAGAGCAGGTTTGAAACAAGTACTTAGTTTTCTAAAATAACCTTAGAATAATAATCTTCTTTCTTAGAAAAGGAAGCTGTTGGTATGATTTAAATAAGTATGTTTGTTTTCAGTTATAATCAGAGaggaagttattttatttatattaattttcttgGGGAATTTGCAAGTGACACTAGGTGAAGGAACCTAATCAGCCAATTTTAGATGGACTGTTTTATATAAGAGACACTTCTAAGGTTttgaaatatacttaaaatttaaatatatatttttaaaggtattatcAACCTTTTCATCCACAGGTTCTTTTTGTACTCCTTTGTAGATTTAGGGAATACGCAGTATTAACATCGCCTTCTTGTTAGATCTTTCCCACTTAAAATAGCAATAAGGATCCTAGGATGGCTGCTTTTGACAATACTTTTGTGCTATGTTTCTCAACATACTGTGATATAAAGATCTGAATGCATTCAGATTAGTCTAAATCCATTAGCTGCGGTAGCAACTTCTCGGTAAGTGAATAACCCATACACAGGAGAGAAATCATCTCTGGACTAGAGATTTGTAGGTTCTTGGTAGGTGAAAACATCCATCTGCATTTTGGAGTCATTTTTAAGAACTCTGAACAATTGTGCAGTCTTGTTAAATGGGTCTCTGACGCCCCTGACTCTCACCCAAGCAAGACTGTTTATCCTTACATTATTCCTGATTATTCAACTGACTAATCTAACCTGACTTCAGTCACAGGTGACTCGCTTGTTACCTGTAATTAATTTTCTTGGAAAGTTAAAGCACCTTCTCCTTCTTAGTAACAATGTGGAATTCAGTCATGTAATTGCTTTCAACGTGCAGATTAGTTCACCTTAGAAAACTTAGAACAAGTCCAACACCTTCACTCTAAAATCAAAAATTAGGAAAGCTGCCAAATATATAATGCTCTTTCTGTATGTGAGGTGGCGGGGGGCATTTTGTTaagctgggaaaaaaatttatacatatactTAAAAATCTGGGGTTGAATACATTCTTGAATGAGTGACAGTTGCTATTATCCTAGTTAGAGGTCAGTGAAGAATTTTACACTTAATAATAACTCTGACCTATAATGAACATAATCACATTTGGGTGATGGATGAGCTCACTGAGACAGATTATTTAGAAGAGCGAATCCTGGAGCCCCACAGTAGAGCACACTGCAGCAATCAACACCTAATGCTGTTGTTCTGTTCTTGATTATCTCAGCTGAGTAGTGCATAAAATGAAAGCAGCCAGTCCTCTTTATTTTGCTGAGTGGCCATAGGACTCAACTTCAGATGAGAATATCATAAACAGAATTATCCTTTTCATGAGGGTAAGAGAAAACGCATAGGTAAGAACAATGTTGTTAAGAAAACATGAGGGAACAATATACACCCATGACTTGGAAGGCCACATCTGAGTAGAGCAGTAGTCTGCTTTTATTGGTATCATATACTAATCATAAAACTTGTCCATTTTGCTAAACACTTCTGTTAGAGGACAACAGAgcagcaataaagaaaaaaaaaaaaacttcagcaattaaaaaaagtctgctttaagctgaaaaaaaaaatattttagatggaCATCATTGTCCATTTCTTATCTTCCCATTCGGTTACCATGAAAATTAAATTCCTGTTACGACCAACATTTCAAGTGGAGAATTTCATGGTTTGCTTGGCATTACACCCAGCTGAGATGGAACGGGAGAATCACCATGGTCTTCAGTGATGGAAGATTCTTTGCTCTCCCCAGGAGCAAAGCATTCCTTGACAAAAAGccaaaatgatgaagaaaataaagttggTCCCATAATAACACTGAGGCCGCAGGAAAGAAGCTCAACAAAAACAAGTTATCCCCTGGTACTTCCaaactttgttttaatttcccacagtggcacagaaAGTCTCCTGGCCACAAGTTACCTAtcatcttaatttctccttcttagagggtttgtgtttggtttttgtccttAATGAGACATATTTGCCAAAGAGGCATTCAAAAGGCATTTTTTACTCTTGCGGAAGAGTAATTAGGTCGGTACCTCTTTCCCTGCCAGCATTAGCTGCTCTAAAGAGAACCCTGCCCAGTATTTAATGCCCAAACACAAGAAGCATCATTTCCACTAATTGGTTTTGAAGTTCCGATGTTCCCAAAGGGTGCCTTTATTTTGCAAGGATCAGAAAGGACATACGTAAAATGTAATATCATCACTGACTTTTATCTCTCTCATCCGCACCATTAAGTTGTCCTTTCTTCTGGTTTTGTATTCAACATCAACACAACACCAACAAGGGAGGTAAATAAAGGGTTTACAATTTTACAAGAGTGGACGTCTCTAGGCCAAGCTCAAATGTTGCAATAcccatatttataaatatgaacaaGAGTGTAAATACATGGCACATATTTAATTCCCTTGATGATAGGATTCCTTTTGCTGACAGTTTTGCATGGGGAAAAGGATAATACTGCTTTAGCATGTGGACTGTGAAATGCAgggcgagaaaaaaaaaaagaaagaaagaaccattcATTAAGTAGAAGCTAGAAATAGAGCATATACTACTAaccttggtttttttcttttctacagccTGAAAAAGGCTTCTGGTCAAAATATTACTTAATCCCATGATAGCAAGTAAAGCAAATGATAAGAATGGGAGGGTGCATATATGGCAGAATCATTTTTACACATCCTTCTTGCTGTCCAAAGCCCTGGAATGGTTTTATTAACTACCAGGAAATTTCAAATTCTTTGACATAATAAACAGCCTACATCAATGTCCTCagaaatgtggccaaaaaattattaAGGAGTGATTTAACCATTTACATTCAAATTGGCCAAATGAATCAGATTTGAAGGATAAGCTTCCTACTCTTTCCTCTGAGTTCAATTCCCTGTTCTCTTTTTGATTTGTAATGTGAAAATATAGCTCTAAGCTCTATCATTTCCCAGTATTTTATCCAAGTGATGAACAAGCTCTGGCTGTAGCCttctttgtgttcttttgggaatgtttctttcttaaaagaGCCATTTTCCATTGTAGAAACGAGTGTCAAAAGGCTGAggtgaaggaagaggagggggagaatgTCAAAGAGACCCtttcaaaaccaaaattataTGTTCAAATGAATATGttttctgtgccacagcaatatTGACCATGTAGAAGCTAAACTGCTTGTCAGCATCTATACTGTGTGTTTACTTTTACACTTCATTTAGGTAGGAGCCAGGCTCACAGACAGAGTAGTTTGCTTATTGGTTATATTTTTGAGCCTTTGAGCACCAGCACAAGGATGCAGTGTTAGATGCAATGACACTGACTAGGGAAATCTTAAATAACAAACATCTATTAAACACATTGATCTCTCACAATTTTCAGGAGAGTTTCTATTTTATCAAACTGCACATGGAGCTCCCTCTAACCAAACCCAAATTGTCTTTAAAGGTTTCCccataaagttaattttaaatcccatttaccattttaGTGAGGAAGGGGTTTTTGCCTTATTTTGttctaatttgttttaatttttttgttgccACTACAGGAACCAAACACAGGGAAAACACTTTTTACTGCACTTCCTCTAAATGCTTTCCCAAGTAGCTGTCACTCAACAATAAGGAGAATTAAAAACGACATGCCTCATCCTATGGCATGTGCACACACCCTCATCCTGGAAATCTCCACTTCTGGCAGTGGCAGCCTCAAAATAAGGCAAGACAAGATTGTGAAACACTGTGATGCCATCCCAGAGCCTCCTCTGGTGTGCCTCTGGAAATGGCTACACCCAAAGACAGAGGCGCAGGTGACAATAGCATTCAGGGAAGTGACTCAACCTGTTTCAGAGATTCTGAGTGACCCTCAAaagccaccagagccactgccactctttctgtatttggagacaggagaCCTAAATTAAGTGCCAGCTGTGTGCACCATGTTTCATTCATCACAACCCAGTCCAGTCTTATCTCTGGATATATGGGTACTTGAGGTTGCTTCTCATTGCAGCTATTATAAAAGTCATCAAAAGTAAACCTTGTAACATCAGTCATGAACTTGGTCACTAATCAAGTCAGTAGACAGAAACAATACAGAAGAAGAATAATATGCAAACCATGTGTGAAAAAAGGAAACGAACCACTCAACCTACTCAGTCTCCTGGAAAAGGAATAACAAAATATTGCAACATAATGAAACACTATACATTAGTGAAAAAATAAACGATAAAGTTTATTAAAGAggtactttttccttttccatttttatttcaataagctGTTTAATAGGAGAAACAACCTCATTTAATATTTGTGGATAACATCACAACCTTCATTATTTTAGGTGAGAGTAGGTATGCATATAAGTGGAATTCTCCAAAGCCGTGACTTTTCATTTATAGGCAAAAGTCAACTAGCTTTCAAAAAAGTAAGAGTTTAAAACACTGAGATCAAataactggcattgccatgttaTCTCCTAGCACCTATGAAATCAgatatagatgaggaaacttcCTAATTAATAATATGTCTGACATACTTATGTACACTCCACTCTCCTCCAAATTTTCTactcctccaaaaaaagaaacatacacatTTCACAttcaatgtatatatttgtggaaACAAAATGATCATCTCCCACATCTCCCATTCACCCCATGTACACAGTATAAAATGGGCCTTTACTGGCAGAACCTGGAATATCATTTCATATTACTATAAAGAAAGTTTCCCTTGCTAACAAGAGCTCTTACTATTACCCCGTCTTTAGGACAACAAATGCAGACCTTCATGTAGGTTACTCTCAATAACAAGGACACGTGTGGTAGTAAAACGTCCCTAATTCAAAATGACTATTTTCTTCTTGAGCACTTGTTTGATTGTCAGTGGAAGGATCCTACTCTGGGTTCCTTGTTACTAGAAGTtacctcttttcctttcctggtgcatacatttattttttgagtgtACTATTTATGGAGGACTCATCCCCTTCCCCCTCTTAATCTGAGTTTTTGGCCTCTGTTTCTGAGGTGCTTGCCTGCCTAGAGTGTACCATTTCACTGGCTTCCATATTCCTCTCAAATTCACTTCCCTGGCATCTTGGGCAAGGTCCTTCAACACTATTATGAAAAACCAAGAATGTCTGCTTGGACTGTAGCTTTTGTCAGATGAGTCAATGCTTCCTAAGCCCAGATACCCTCAGCAGTCACAAGGGTGAGCACAGGCAGAGGGAGCAAAGCAACAAAGGACCAGTGCTCTTTCCTCTTTGCCCCTGAGCATCTGAGCTGAGGATGTGCCACCATCTCCCAGTAGCATTCTTCACTTAGAAACAAAGATCACTCTGGTTTTGAGACAACAGCCCCTGGGACAGGACTCCTGCACGTAAGCAAGAGGCATTGTTCCAGTGTTCCGGGCATGAGTTATAATAGCTTTGagattgtcatgagctgtagacTTATCTGCTCTTCCCTAGACAACTTACTTCACTTTTGAGAAACAAAGCAAATGTGGTTTCCAGAACAAAGTCTGGATGTTTGACAGCTAGTTCTCAGATCGTTCTGCTGCCAACTGATATCTGGTAACTCGGGACTCAGTGCCTGAGAACTGCTTCAAAAGGTTCAAATCCAAATTGAAGTTGAGGATGGTACACACAGGCTTGCTTTCATTAACTCTTACCTCCACCAGAAATGAAGCAGCTATTATGCCAAATCACACCTGCTGTGACTATTTTGTTAAATCCTGTCAACTCCCTGAGAGTTCTGAGTggcaccttttttttcccttgctttttagtGTCTACCCATTGAACTGTCTTTCCTAAAGCACCTCACATAGCCTCTCAACAAGCAAAATATCATGCCAGTTTACGACAAGAGCAGAATAAATACAGCAGTCTGCCCTCCCCCAAGATTTTCTGACTTTTCCCAAAGTTAATCTCGGGCACAAATACCCTCTACTCCACAGCAAGCATGAATGACTCTTATTAGAAAGGCTCCTTCTTGGGTTACATAGAGCCACTGTGGCTTAATGCCTGTCATCCCCAAATCTAGTTTGTGTCACAGGTGTAGAGAGTAAGCGGGGAAGCTCACTTGAGCATAACCGCTACATCCCCGAACAGGGCTCCCGAGTCCTCAAGCCAATGCTCCCTCCAGGCCCCAGTCCCCAGCATCCCTACTCCTGCCCCTGCCGGCCGCCCTGCAAAGCCCCTCTGCTCTGGCGCAGCTCACCTGTTTGTAGGCATCAAGGAGGAAGCTCTTCCAGATGCAGCGCATTCCCTCTGAGGTCAGCATGCGCCTCCACTCCCCGCGGGTGGACTTGGAGCGGCTCAGCAGCAGCACCACGTGCTTGAGGAGAATGACCGAGTCATAGAGCGCCAGGAAGAGGCAGTTGGAGAAAAAAACTGGCAGAATTTGCAGTGTGATCAGCAAGTCTACGCTGAGGATGCCCATCTTCTCTGCCTCCTGGGTCAGTTTCCTTGTGCGCTCTGGTTCCCTTTCACCCTCTTATTTAACAGGGGGGTGGTGAtagaggggagtgggggaggtgaggggggaggttgg encodes the following:
- the DIO2 gene encoding LOW QUALITY PROTEIN: type II iodothyronine deiodinase (The sequence of the model RefSeq protein was modified relative to this genomic sequence to represent the inferred CDS: inserted 1 base in 1 codon); this translates as MGILSVDLLITLQILPVFFSNCLFLALYDSVILLKHVVLLLSRSKSTRGEWRRMLTSEGMRCIWKSFLLDAYKQVKLGEDAPNSSVVHVSNPEGSNNHGHGTQEKTVDGAECHLLDFANPERPLVVNFGSATUPPFTSQLPAFSKLVEEFSSVADFLLVYIDEAHPSDGWAVPGDSSLSFEVKKHQNQEDRCAAAHQLLERFSLPPQCRVVADRMDNNANVAYGVAFERVCIVQRQKIAYLGGKGPFYYNLQEVRRWLEKNFSKRXKTRLAG